Proteins from a genomic interval of Brachybacterium vulturis:
- a CDS encoding DsbA family oxidoreductase gives MSQASVPTDDSTSPLITVDVWTDVVCPWCYIGESRLHDAIEAEGLTDQVRLRARSFELVPTAATDSVKDNVALMVDSGWMPEEKVHEMEAQLQEMAREMGREYVIGRPMANTRGVHRVMQALGEARGPDAATTFFMELQRGYFAGIANPFETEAVIARAVGAGLDEQVARAAHAGQTHDEQVESEVREAASLGARGVPFFLFNGKYTAPGALPTEAFRQALRQIADEAQGERAQA, from the coding sequence ATGAGCCAGGCATCCGTCCCGACGGACGATTCGACGTCGCCGCTGATCACCGTCGACGTGTGGACCGATGTGGTGTGCCCCTGGTGCTACATCGGCGAGTCCCGTCTGCACGACGCGATCGAGGCCGAGGGCCTGACCGACCAGGTCCGTCTCCGCGCCCGTTCCTTCGAGCTCGTCCCCACCGCTGCGACCGACTCCGTCAAGGACAACGTCGCGCTCATGGTCGACTCCGGGTGGATGCCGGAGGAGAAGGTGCACGAGATGGAGGCGCAGCTCCAGGAGATGGCACGGGAGATGGGTCGCGAGTACGTCATCGGACGCCCGATGGCGAACACCCGCGGCGTGCACCGGGTGATGCAGGCGCTCGGCGAGGCGCGCGGGCCCGACGCCGCCACCACGTTCTTCATGGAGCTGCAGCGAGGCTACTTCGCCGGCATCGCGAATCCGTTCGAGACCGAGGCCGTCATCGCCCGCGCGGTCGGGGCGGGTCTGGACGAGCAGGTGGCCCGGGCCGCCCATGCGGGGCAGACACATGACGAGCAGGTCGAGTCCGAGGTGCGCGAGGCCGCCTCCCTGGGCGCTCGCGGGGTACCGTTCTTCCTGTTCAACGGCAAGTACACGGCCCCCGGTGCATTGCCGACGGAGGCGTTCCGTCAGGCGCTGCGCCAGATCGCCGACGAGGCGCAGGGCGAGCGGGCCCAGGCATGA
- a CDS encoding amidohydrolase — MTDDAALLAAYASHREQVHALARAIHADPETAFQEQRAHDRCADLLEGAGFTLERGVADLPTAFRATLGTGSLVASLCVEYDALPDIGHGCGHNLIAGASLGAALALAEQLADLDVTLQVIGTPAEEHGAGKQLLLDRGVFDGVHLSLMSHPTPHTGTYDVLGSTSQAVGRWRATFTGRGAHAAANPADGINANDAAVIAQVAAGLLRQRIRDGQRLALVPQQSGVTNIVPETAVIDLECRALTMPEFEELRRQLLACFEGAALATGTTLEITSSEPVYEPLLQDEVLGAAWNAAMRRRGRPLNGSLGIMAASTDMGNVSRRVPSLHPFVGITGAGGALHTREFAAHADSAEGYGLMDDAAIAMAGVIRDVAATPLSRTALLARAQQLTVGP; from the coding sequence GTGACCGATGACGCCGCCCTCCTCGCCGCCTACGCCTCCCACCGCGAGCAGGTGCACGCCCTCGCCCGCGCGATCCACGCCGACCCCGAGACCGCCTTTCAGGAGCAGCGCGCCCACGACCGCTGCGCCGACCTGCTGGAGGGCGCGGGCTTCACGCTCGAGCGGGGGGTCGCCGATCTGCCCACCGCCTTCCGTGCCACCCTCGGCACCGGTTCCCTGGTCGCCTCGCTGTGCGTCGAGTACGACGCCCTGCCCGACATCGGCCACGGCTGCGGGCACAACCTGATCGCCGGCGCCTCGCTCGGCGCGGCCCTCGCGCTCGCCGAGCAGCTCGCCGACCTCGACGTGACGCTCCAGGTCATCGGCACCCCCGCGGAGGAGCACGGCGCCGGCAAGCAGCTGCTCCTGGATCGCGGCGTCTTCGACGGCGTGCACCTGTCGCTGATGAGCCACCCCACCCCGCACACCGGCACCTACGACGTGCTCGGCTCCACCAGCCAGGCGGTCGGCCGCTGGCGCGCCACCTTCACCGGCCGCGGCGCCCATGCCGCCGCCAATCCCGCCGACGGGATCAACGCCAATGACGCCGCCGTGATCGCCCAGGTGGCCGCCGGCCTGCTGCGCCAGCGGATCCGGGACGGCCAGCGCCTCGCACTGGTGCCCCAGCAGTCCGGGGTCACCAACATCGTCCCCGAGACCGCGGTGATCGACCTCGAGTGCCGCGCGCTGACCATGCCGGAGTTCGAGGAGCTGCGCCGGCAGCTTCTCGCCTGCTTCGAGGGCGCGGCCCTCGCCACCGGCACCACCCTCGAGATCACGAGCAGCGAGCCCGTCTACGAGCCGCTGCTGCAGGACGAGGTGCTCGGCGCCGCCTGGAACGCGGCGATGCGTCGGCGCGGCCGGCCGCTGAACGGCTCGCTCGGCATCATGGCGGCCTCCACCGACATGGGCAACGTGTCCCGGCGGGTGCCCTCGCTCCACCCCTTCGTCGGCATCACCGGTGCCGGCGGGGCCCTGCACACGCGCGAGTTCGCCGCGCATGCCGACTCCGCGGAGGGCTACGGCCTGATGGACGACGCCGCGATCGCGATGGCCGGCGTGATCCGGGACGTCGCCGCGACGCCGCTCTCCCGCACCGCGCTCCTCGCCCGCGCGCAGCAGCTCACCGTCGGCCCGTGA
- a CDS encoding NUDIX hydrolase: protein MATSSSEIHVAVDLTVLTLRDGALNVLLIQREDEPHRGAWALPGGFVQLGEDLDGAAYRVLADEASLGSGAVHLEQVRTFGTPGRDPRGHVVSVAFMALGADLPDPRRGEDVADARWWSLQELAEVTLAFDHATVLECAVERARSKLEYTTLAATFLPEEFTISQLRGVYESVWGTTLDAGNFHRKATRTEGFLEELDRHAAPTGGRPARLYRAAGGTSLMPPLLRSGD, encoded by the coding sequence ATGGCCACCTCCTCATCAGAGATCCACGTCGCTGTCGACCTCACCGTCCTGACCCTCCGGGACGGCGCGCTGAACGTGCTGCTGATCCAGCGCGAGGACGAGCCCCATCGCGGTGCCTGGGCCCTGCCCGGCGGCTTCGTCCAGCTCGGTGAGGATCTGGACGGGGCCGCCTACCGGGTGCTCGCCGATGAGGCCTCGCTGGGCAGCGGCGCCGTCCACCTCGAGCAGGTGCGGACCTTCGGCACCCCCGGCCGCGACCCGCGCGGCCACGTGGTCTCGGTGGCCTTCATGGCGCTCGGCGCGGATCTGCCCGACCCGCGCCGCGGCGAGGACGTGGCCGACGCCCGCTGGTGGTCGCTCCAGGAGCTCGCCGAGGTGACTCTCGCCTTCGACCATGCCACCGTGCTGGAGTGCGCCGTCGAGCGGGCCCGCAGCAAGCTCGAGTACACCACCCTCGCCGCGACCTTCCTGCCCGAGGAGTTCACCATCTCCCAGCTGCGCGGGGTGTACGAGAGCGTGTGGGGCACCACTCTGGACGCGGGCAATTTCCACCGCAAGGCCACCCGCACCGAGGGCTTCCTGGAGGAGCTGGACCGGCATGCCGCGCCCACCGGCGGTCGCCCCGCCCGCCTGTATCGGGCCGCCGGCGGCACCTCGCTGATGCCGCCGCTGCTGCGCTCCGGCGACTGA
- the glpX gene encoding class II fructose-bisphosphatase, whose protein sequence is MTTPAPTAPDRNLALELVRVTEAAAIAGGRWVGAGDKNRADGAAVDAMRSFMDTVRMDGTVVIGEGEKDEAPMLFNGEAVGDGSGPDVDVAVDPIDGTRLTALGYNNALAVLAVAEKGSMYDPSAVFYMEKMVVGPEAAEYVDLRLPVEQNVKLVAKALDKPVNQVTVCVLERPRHEPLVEEIRAAGARVKFIMDGDVAGAIAAARGAGVDMLLGTGGTPEGIIAACAVKATGGMLQGRLAPTDDAEKQKALDAGHDLDRVLTTDDLVTSDNCYFAATGITDGDLLKGVRYQRHRIFTESIVMRSTSGTVRIVEAEHRPEKWGRWLED, encoded by the coding sequence ATGACCACCCCTGCCCCCACCGCCCCCGACCGCAACCTCGCGCTCGAACTGGTCCGCGTCACCGAGGCCGCCGCCATCGCCGGCGGCCGCTGGGTGGGCGCCGGTGACAAGAACCGGGCCGACGGCGCCGCGGTCGACGCGATGCGCTCCTTCATGGACACCGTCCGCATGGACGGCACCGTCGTGATCGGCGAGGGCGAGAAGGACGAGGCCCCGATGCTGTTCAACGGCGAGGCGGTGGGCGACGGCAGCGGTCCCGACGTCGACGTCGCCGTGGACCCGATCGACGGCACCCGCCTCACTGCGCTCGGGTACAACAACGCCCTGGCCGTCCTCGCCGTCGCGGAGAAGGGGAGCATGTACGACCCCTCCGCCGTGTTCTACATGGAGAAGATGGTGGTGGGACCCGAGGCCGCGGAGTACGTGGACCTGCGCCTGCCCGTCGAGCAGAACGTCAAGCTGGTCGCCAAGGCGCTGGACAAGCCCGTCAACCAGGTCACGGTGTGCGTGCTCGAGCGTCCGCGCCACGAGCCGCTGGTGGAGGAGATCCGGGCGGCCGGGGCCCGGGTCAAGTTCATCATGGACGGTGACGTGGCCGGGGCGATCGCGGCGGCCCGCGGCGCCGGGGTGGACATGCTGCTGGGCACCGGCGGCACCCCGGAGGGCATCATCGCCGCCTGCGCGGTCAAGGCCACCGGCGGCATGCTCCAGGGCCGGCTCGCCCCGACCGACGATGCCGAGAAGCAGAAGGCGCTGGACGCCGGTCACGACCTCGACCGGGTGCTGACCACGGACGACCTCGTGACCTCCGACAACTGCTACTTCGCGGCCACCGGCATCACCGACGGAGATCTGCTGAAGGGTGTGCGCTACCAGCGCCACCGCATCTTCACGGAGTCCATCGTCATGCGCTCCACCTCGGGAACCGTCCGCATCGTCGAGGCGGAGCACCGCCCGGAGAAGTGGGGCCGCTGGCTCGAGGACTGA
- a CDS encoding DUF2871 domain-containing protein: MKRLLSTAFAYMILGLVSGLFYREYTKATDTVGVDSQLSTLHTHFLALGMLVFLIVLALDAVLSLSGRRAFSVFYWTYNIGLLVTVAMQAVRGILTLDGQDPTSTSAAIPGIAGLGHIILTVGLVALFVALGAAVTERSRALAEGTSVPA, from the coding sequence ATGAAACGACTGCTCAGCACCGCCTTCGCCTACATGATCCTCGGCCTCGTCTCGGGCCTCTTCTACCGCGAGTACACCAAGGCCACCGACACCGTCGGCGTCGACTCCCAGCTCAGCACCCTGCACACCCACTTCCTGGCGCTGGGAATGCTGGTGTTCCTGATCGTCCTCGCCCTGGACGCGGTCCTCTCCCTCAGCGGCCGCCGCGCCTTCAGCGTCTTCTACTGGACCTACAACATCGGGCTGCTGGTCACCGTGGCGATGCAGGCCGTGCGCGGCATCCTCACCCTGGACGGGCAGGATCCGACCAGCACCTCGGCCGCGATCCCCGGCATCGCGGGACTGGGGCACATCATCCTCACCGTCGGCCTGGTCGCCCTGTTCGTCGCACTGGGAGCAGCGGTCACCGAGCGCAGCAGGGCGCTCGCCGAGGGGACCTCGGTCCCGGCCTGA
- a CDS encoding MFS transporter — MTSRPPSSPCASPSARPRRAGARLTITIASLAMIGPFSIDSIFPAFTRIGAEFRADEVALQQLVSSYLAAFAVMSIFHGPLSDALGRKRVMVGGLVIYLLGMFGSILAPSLGSLVLLRVLQGMSAGAATIVSRVVIRDLFDGAEAQRLMARVMMIFAVAPAIAPIIGGWLLLLGDWRWAFAGVGLYGAVVLALTMTLPETLPPEDRTPLRVRSLLGSLLHVGRSPVMLRIAAATAFGFAAQFLFIAGASLYVVQLLGLGEQDFWVLFVPLIAGLMSGSWVVGRVAERMLRSRLITIGFLGIVVSTTVNLLLVSFMPGPPGELSLALLPAMIGPVLIAFTVALVFAPIQLEVLDLFPHQRGAAASLGTFFALVLNALLAGLIAPLVSSSLVSFALTALGFGLAGLGFWTWHLRSRARALHEATGQ, encoded by the coding sequence GTGACCTCCCGCCCGCCCAGCTCCCCGTGCGCGTCCCCCTCGGCGCGCCCGCGACGGGCCGGCGCACGCCTCACGATCACCATCGCCTCCCTGGCGATGATCGGGCCGTTCTCGATCGACTCGATCTTCCCGGCCTTCACCCGCATCGGGGCGGAGTTCAGGGCCGACGAGGTGGCCCTGCAGCAGCTGGTCTCCAGCTACCTCGCCGCCTTCGCCGTGATGTCGATCTTCCACGGACCGCTCTCGGACGCTCTGGGCCGCAAGCGGGTGATGGTCGGCGGCCTGGTCATCTATCTGCTCGGCATGTTCGGCAGCATCCTCGCGCCGAGTCTGGGCTCCCTGGTGCTGCTGCGGGTGCTGCAGGGGATGAGCGCCGGGGCCGCCACCATCGTCTCGCGGGTGGTGATCCGCGACCTGTTCGACGGGGCCGAGGCGCAGCGTCTGATGGCGCGGGTGATGATGATCTTCGCCGTGGCCCCGGCGATCGCCCCGATCATCGGCGGCTGGCTGCTGCTGCTGGGGGACTGGCGCTGGGCGTTCGCGGGCGTGGGGCTCTACGGCGCGGTGGTGCTGGCGCTGACCATGACGCTGCCGGAGACCCTGCCGCCCGAAGACCGCACCCCCTTGCGGGTCCGCTCCCTGCTGGGCTCTCTGCTGCACGTGGGACGGTCCCCGGTGATGCTGCGGATCGCCGCGGCCACCGCGTTCGGCTTCGCCGCCCAGTTCCTGTTCATCGCCGGCGCCTCGCTCTACGTGGTGCAGCTGCTGGGGCTGGGGGAGCAGGACTTCTGGGTGCTGTTCGTCCCGCTGATCGCCGGGCTGATGAGCGGCTCCTGGGTGGTGGGCCGCGTCGCGGAGAGGATGCTGCGCAGCCGGCTGATCACCATCGGGTTCCTCGGCATCGTCGTCTCGACGACGGTGAACCTGCTGCTGGTCTCGTTCATGCCGGGGCCTCCCGGGGAGCTGTCCCTCGCCCTGCTCCCGGCGATGATCGGGCCGGTCCTCATCGCCTTCACCGTCGCGCTGGTGTTCGCCCCCATCCAGCTCGAGGTGCTGGATCTGTTCCCGCACCAGCGCGGAGCCGCGGCGTCCCTGGGCACCTTCTTCGCCCTGGTGCTCAACGCCCTGCTGGCAGGGCTGATCGCACCGCTGGTCAGCAGCTCGCTGGTGAGCTTCGCCCTCACCGCGCTCGGCTTCGGCCTGGCGGGCCTGGGGTTCTGGACCTGGCACCTGCGCAGCCGGGCCCGCGCCCTCCACGAGGCGACCGGCCAGTGA
- a CDS encoding aldo/keto reductase: MKQFTMPHTQITAPNVVLGLMRIAEKSDEEIRSLVRAARDAGIDFVDHADIYGGATHRCEERFAEAMQLTPSEREQVTIQSKAGIVTDGPYFDFSYDHLIRSVEGSLRALGTDYLDILLLHRPDALVEPEEVARAFDELQAAGKVKHFGVSNHTPRQIELLQKHLDQPIVANQLQLSITHSTFIAQGVTANMQGTDQAIVRDGGGILDFCRLHDITVQAWSPFQARFFDGVFLGHPEFTELNAVIDRLAAKYDVTPEGIATAWITRHPAQMQVVLGTTTPQRVSDSAAGSEVPLTRAEWYELFRAAGWMVP; this comes from the coding sequence ATGAAGCAGTTCACCATGCCGCACACCCAGATCACCGCGCCGAACGTGGTGCTCGGCCTGATGCGCATCGCGGAGAAGTCCGACGAGGAGATCCGCTCCCTGGTCCGTGCCGCGCGCGACGCGGGCATCGATTTCGTCGACCACGCCGACATCTACGGCGGCGCCACCCATCGCTGCGAGGAGCGCTTCGCCGAGGCGATGCAGCTGACCCCCTCCGAGCGGGAGCAGGTCACGATCCAGTCCAAGGCGGGGATCGTCACCGACGGGCCGTACTTCGACTTCTCCTACGACCACCTGATCCGCTCGGTGGAGGGGTCGCTGCGCGCGCTGGGCACCGACTACCTCGACATCCTGCTGCTGCATCGCCCCGACGCCCTGGTGGAGCCCGAGGAGGTGGCTCGCGCGTTCGACGAGCTGCAGGCGGCCGGGAAGGTGAAGCACTTCGGGGTCTCCAACCACACCCCGCGCCAGATCGAGCTGTTGCAGAAGCATCTGGACCAGCCGATCGTGGCGAATCAGCTGCAGCTGTCGATCACGCACTCGACCTTCATCGCCCAGGGCGTGACCGCCAACATGCAGGGCACCGATCAGGCGATCGTCCGCGACGGCGGCGGGATCCTCGACTTCTGCCGGCTGCACGACATCACGGTCCAGGCCTGGTCCCCGTTCCAGGCGAGGTTCTTCGACGGCGTGTTCCTGGGACATCCCGAGTTCACCGAGTTGAACGCCGTGATCGACCGTCTGGCGGCGAAGTACGACGTCACGCCCGAGGGGATCGCGACCGCCTGGATCACCCGCCATCCCGCGCAGATGCAGGTGGTGCTCGGCACCACCACCCCGCAGCGGGTCAGCGACTCCGCGGCCGGCTCCGAGGTGCCGCTGACGCGCGCCGAGTGGTACGAGCTGTTCCGGGCCGCGGGGTGGATGGTGCCCTGA